In Pseudomonadota bacterium, the following are encoded in one genomic region:
- a CDS encoding OB-fold domain-containing protein: protein MTYGILSFGAYIPPLRLSRQGILSAIGWAVPSLRGLAAGERSVANWDEDALTMAVEAGRDCLNGIDVVPPHLALASTTLPFADRSNSGVIADALNLDNRMATEDLAGSRRAATSALARMAHGGQTSLLLASDCRDTRPGSAQDMLYGHGAAALLVGEGKPVAVFLASASRHEDLVDQYRSSDADFDYSLEERWVREEGYLKIVPEVIEEVAQRAGVSLSDIDHVVLHGSVDTARALAKRLGIDIKRFADTLGAKVGDCGVAQPMLMLAKVLAEAGANERILVVGFGQGADAILVQTTPQLSTIQGGRGPQRYLEQCRVSDNYTYFLSLRGQLDIDFGLRSERDNRTALSAYYRKRRDINSMLGGRCRVCNTLQFPRSLVCVKCASSDSQDGETLSNLTGRVKSFTEDWLAYTPSPPYIYGNVEFDDGANIMLEFTDFTAGQVKVGDAVRMVFRIKDFDHKRKFRRYFWKPAPLLG from the coding sequence ATGACTTACGGCATTCTTTCCTTCGGCGCCTACATTCCGCCCCTGCGCCTGTCGCGCCAGGGCATCCTGAGTGCGATAGGCTGGGCAGTGCCTTCGCTGCGCGGCCTCGCCGCCGGCGAACGCTCGGTCGCCAACTGGGACGAAGACGCGCTGACCATGGCGGTGGAAGCGGGCCGCGACTGCCTCAACGGCATCGACGTCGTGCCGCCGCACCTGGCGCTGGCCTCGACCACCTTGCCGTTCGCCGATCGCAGCAACAGCGGCGTCATCGCCGACGCGCTCAATCTCGACAACCGCATGGCGACCGAAGATCTCGCCGGCAGCCGCCGCGCCGCCACCAGCGCGCTGGCGCGCATGGCGCACGGCGGACAAACATCGCTGCTGCTGGCGAGTGACTGCCGCGACACGCGGCCGGGCAGCGCCCAGGACATGCTCTACGGCCACGGCGCCGCGGCGCTGCTGGTCGGCGAAGGCAAACCGGTGGCGGTGTTCCTCGCCAGCGCCTCGCGCCACGAGGATCTCGTCGACCAGTACCGCTCGTCCGACGCCGATTTCGACTACAGCCTGGAAGAACGCTGGGTGCGCGAAGAGGGCTATCTCAAGATCGTGCCCGAGGTCATCGAAGAAGTGGCGCAGCGCGCCGGCGTGTCCCTGTCGGACATCGATCACGTGGTGCTGCATGGCTCGGTCGACACCGCGCGCGCGCTGGCCAAGCGTCTCGGCATCGACATCAAGCGCTTCGCCGATACGCTGGGCGCGAAAGTCGGCGACTGCGGCGTCGCGCAGCCGATGCTGATGCTGGCCAAGGTGCTGGCCGAGGCCGGCGCCAACGAGCGCATCCTGGTGGTGGGTTTCGGCCAGGGCGCCGACGCCATTCTCGTCCAGACCACGCCGCAGCTGTCGACCATCCAGGGCGGGCGCGGGCCGCAACGCTACCTCGAGCAGTGCCGCGTGAGCGACAACTACACCTATTTCCTGTCGCTGCGCGGACAGCTCGACATCGACTTCGGCCTGCGCTCCGAGCGCGACAATCGCACCGCGCTGTCGGCCTATTACCGCAAGCGCCGCGACATCAATTCCATGCTGGGCGGGCGCTGCCGGGTGTGCAACACCCTGCAGTTCCCGCGTTCGCTTGTGTGCGTGAAATGCGCGTCGTCTGATTCCCAGGACGGCGAGACGCTGTCCAATCTTACCGGCCGCGTGAAGTCATTCACCGAGGACTGGCTGGCCTATACGCCTTCGCCGCCCTATATCTACGGCAACGTCGAATTCGACGACGGCGCCAACATCATGCTGGAATTCACCGACTTCACGGCCGGCCAGGTCAAGGTCGGCGATGCGGTGCGCATGGTGTTCCGCATCAAGGATTTCGATCACAAGCGCAAGTTCCGCCGTTATTTCTGGAAACCCGCGCCGCTGCTGGGCTGA
- a CDS encoding acyl-CoA dehydrogenase family protein: MNPYHSPWMTADHELYRDTVRRFIETEFVPSRERWIEQGRPEPEAWAKAGAVGMLLPDVPAEYGGGGGDFGFDVITYEELSRACISSFGNGIQSIVAHYLVRYGTEAQKHKWLPGMASGEIIASIAMTEPGTGSDLQAVKTRAQRDGDEYVLNGAKTFITNGYNANLICVVCKTDPEARAKGISLLMVEVDALDGFRRNKPLKKVGMKGQDTCELFFDDVRVPVENILGGVEGQGFYQLMAQLPRERLIIGVSAVAAMEAVLEGTIDYCKQRKAFGQTLLDFQNTKFKLAELKTETKIARVFLDHCIEQLNAGTLDNETASMAKWWCSEKQFETAHQCLQLHGGYGYMLEYPVAHYFADARVQMIYGGSNEIMKELIGRSL; encoded by the coding sequence ATGAATCCCTATCACTCGCCGTGGATGACGGCCGACCATGAACTCTATCGCGACACCGTGCGTCGCTTCATCGAAACCGAGTTCGTGCCGAGCCGCGAGCGCTGGATAGAGCAGGGCCGACCGGAGCCCGAAGCGTGGGCCAAGGCCGGCGCGGTCGGCATGCTGCTGCCCGACGTACCGGCCGAATACGGCGGCGGTGGTGGCGACTTCGGTTTCGACGTCATCACCTACGAGGAACTGTCGCGCGCCTGCATTTCGAGCTTCGGCAACGGCATCCAGAGCATCGTCGCCCATTACCTGGTGCGCTACGGCACCGAGGCGCAGAAGCACAAGTGGCTGCCGGGCATGGCCAGCGGCGAGATCATCGCGTCCATCGCCATGACCGAGCCCGGCACCGGCTCTGACCTGCAGGCGGTCAAGACCCGCGCACAGCGCGACGGCGATGAGTACGTCCTGAACGGCGCCAAGACCTTCATCACCAACGGCTACAACGCCAACCTCATCTGCGTGGTGTGCAAGACCGATCCCGAAGCACGCGCCAAGGGCATATCGCTGCTGATGGTGGAAGTCGACGCACTCGACGGCTTCCGTCGCAACAAGCCGCTCAAGAAGGTCGGCATGAAGGGTCAGGACACCTGCGAGCTGTTCTTCGACGACGTGCGCGTGCCGGTCGAGAACATTCTCGGCGGCGTGGAAGGGCAGGGCTTCTACCAGCTCATGGCGCAGCTGCCGCGCGAGCGCCTGATCATCGGCGTGTCGGCGGTGGCGGCGATGGAAGCGGTGCTGGAAGGCACCATCGACTATTGCAAGCAGCGCAAGGCCTTCGGCCAGACGCTGCTGGATTTCCAGAACACCAAGTTCAAGCTCGCCGAACTCAAGACCGAGACCAAGATCGCGCGGGTCTTCCTCGACCACTGCATCGAACAGCTGAACGCCGGCACGCTCGACAACGAGACCGCTTCGATGGCCAAGTGGTGGTGCAGCGAAAAGCAGTTCGAGACCGCCCACCAGTGCCTGCAGCTGCACGGCGGCTATGGCTACATGCTGGAATACCCGGTCGCGCATTACTTTGCTGATGCGCGCGTGCAGATGATTTACGGTGGCTCCAACGAAATCATGAAGGAGCTGATCGGGCGCTCGCTGTAG
- a CDS encoding acetyl-CoA acetyltransferase encodes MAKGIKDRVAIIGMGCSRFGERWDCGPEELIVEAFTEALADAKISREQIEMAWLGLFFQEQSAGKSALPLSMSLRLPNIPVTRVENLCATGTEALRGAVYAVAAGACDFALAVGVEKLKDTGYGGLPERTKGSFDDLWLPNATAPGAFAQLASAYTAKHGCDPKDLKRAMAHISYKSHQNGALNPKAHLQKAITEEQAMNAPMIAYPLGLYDCCGVSDGAACAIVTSVEKAREMGIKDMVTVKAMQLAPSNGLEMSNTAWDGSYLLTTRIAAERAYKEAGVTNPVAQIDMTEVHDCFSVTELVVMEDLGLSTPGGAIKDVLDGKFDADGQVPCQIDGGLKCFGHPIGASGLRMAYEMYLQLLGRAGKRQLKSPSLGLTHNLGGHPFRNVASVSIFGLHSA; translated from the coding sequence ATGGCCAAAGGCATCAAAGACAGGGTCGCGATTATCGGCATGGGCTGTTCGCGTTTCGGCGAACGTTGGGACTGCGGGCCGGAAGAGCTGATCGTCGAAGCCTTCACCGAGGCCCTCGCCGACGCCAAGATCTCCCGCGAGCAGATTGAAATGGCGTGGTTGGGCCTGTTCTTCCAGGAGCAGAGCGCCGGCAAGTCGGCGCTGCCGCTCAGCATGTCGCTGCGCCTGCCCAACATTCCCGTCACGCGCGTCGAGAACCTGTGCGCGACCGGTACCGAGGCCCTGCGCGGCGCGGTGTACGCGGTGGCGGCCGGCGCCTGCGATTTCGCGCTGGCGGTCGGCGTCGAGAAATTGAAGGACACCGGCTACGGCGGCCTGCCGGAACGCACCAAGGGCAGTTTCGATGACCTGTGGCTGCCGAACGCCACCGCCCCCGGCGCCTTCGCGCAGCTCGCCAGCGCCTACACCGCCAAGCATGGTTGCGATCCGAAGGATCTGAAGCGCGCCATGGCGCACATCTCCTACAAGAGTCATCAGAACGGCGCCTTGAATCCCAAGGCCCACCTGCAAAAGGCCATCACCGAAGAGCAGGCGATGAATGCGCCGATGATCGCCTACCCGCTCGGCCTCTATGACTGCTGCGGCGTCAGCGACGGCGCGGCCTGCGCCATCGTCACCAGCGTCGAGAAGGCGCGCGAGATGGGCATCAAGGACATGGTCACGGTCAAGGCCATGCAGCTCGCGCCGAGCAATGGTCTCGAAATGTCCAACACCGCATGGGACGGCAGCTACCTGTTGACCACGCGCATCGCCGCTGAGCGCGCCTACAAGGAAGCCGGCGTCACCAATCCCGTCGCGCAGATCGACATGACCGAGGTGCACGACTGCTTCTCGGTGACCGAACTGGTGGTGATGGAGGACCTCGGACTCTCGACTCCCGGCGGCGCGATCAAGGACGTGCTGGACGGCAAGTTCGACGCCGATGGCCAGGTGCCGTGCCAGATCGACGGCGGCCTGAAATGCTTTGGTCACCCCATCGGCGCGAGCGGCCTGCGCATGGCCTACGAGATGTACCTGCAATTGCTCGGCCGTGCCGGCAAGCGCCAGTTGAAGTCGCCGAGCCTGGGCCTGACCCACAACCTCGGCGGTCATCCGTTCCGCAACGTCGCCAGCGTGTCGATCTTCGGCCTGCACTCGGCCTGA
- a CDS encoding CoA ester lyase: MSLRSLLFAPGDSDKKMAKASESGADCVILDLEDSVAASRKPIARDMVREFLKGSTNPNVEFWVRCNPLDGPYVLQDIAAVAPAAPKGIILPKTNGAEDIVTVSHFLDVLEAEHGIAAGSIGILPVATETAAAPFGLGSYNKNTPRLRGLTWGAEDLGAAVGASSNLEANGQWTSPFVQVRALCLFAAHAAGVQAVDTVMADFRDLAGLERVCNEARRDGFTGKIAIHPAQVPVINQAFSPSDAEIAHARAVLELFAANPDAGTLQLNGKMIDKPHEVQAKRILAMADKLKAR; encoded by the coding sequence ATGAGCCTGCGTTCGCTGCTGTTCGCGCCGGGCGACAGCGACAAGAAAATGGCCAAGGCGTCCGAGAGCGGCGCCGACTGCGTGATCCTCGATCTCGAGGATTCGGTTGCCGCCAGCCGCAAGCCCATAGCGCGCGACATGGTGCGCGAGTTCCTGAAGGGCAGCACCAACCCGAACGTCGAGTTCTGGGTGCGTTGCAATCCACTCGATGGCCCGTACGTGTTGCAGGACATCGCGGCGGTCGCGCCGGCCGCGCCCAAGGGCATCATCCTGCCCAAGACCAACGGCGCCGAGGACATCGTCACGGTCTCGCATTTCCTCGACGTGCTGGAAGCCGAGCACGGCATCGCGGCCGGCAGCATCGGCATCCTGCCGGTCGCCACCGAGACCGCCGCCGCGCCTTTCGGCCTTGGCAGCTACAACAAGAACACGCCGCGTCTGCGCGGGCTGACCTGGGGCGCAGAGGATCTCGGCGCCGCGGTCGGTGCGAGTTCCAATCTCGAAGCCAATGGCCAGTGGACCTCGCCTTTCGTGCAGGTGCGCGCGCTGTGCTTGTTCGCGGCGCACGCGGCCGGCGTGCAGGCCGTCGATACCGTGATGGCGGACTTCCGCGATCTCGCCGGTCTTGAGCGGGTGTGCAACGAGGCGCGGCGTGACGGCTTCACCGGCAAGATAGCCATCCATCCCGCCCAGGTGCCGGTCATCAACCAGGCCTTCAGCCCCAGCGATGCGGAGATTGCCCACGCCCGCGCGGTGCTGGAACTGTTCGCGGCCAACCCGGATGCGGGTACCCTGCAGCTGAACGGCAAGATGATCGACAAGCCGCACGAAGTGCAGGCCAAGCGCATCCTGGCCATGGCTGACAAGCTCAAGGCGCGTTGA
- a CDS encoding CoA transferase, with amino-acid sequence MTQANVLTGVRVLDFSRYIAGPYCAALLGFLGADVIRIEKPGGGEDRFVGPLSDTASAIFMETGVNKRSLTLDLKHPDAAQVVAQLVRGADVVIANMPPRVLKRMGLDYDTLRAIKPDIILTTQTAFGHRGPWAERGGFDGLGQVMSGSAYMSGTPGQPSRSATPFVDYSTAVLGAFGTLAALYHRRNCGEGQHVQASLLGSGVAAFSPLIIEQAILGLNRQPSGTRGQTSGPTDIFKTRDGHVITQVLGNGLFANVARALGAEHWLSNPNYATDELRGEHRDELCEVVAAWCATRSNEEIIDVMAKAGVPCGPVLDMEGAMAHPQIRAMEFLGAMSFPEFDRPAPVPRLPLDFSTISPPQVRPPLVGEHTDAVLAQFGFDAASIARLRAAGVV; translated from the coding sequence ATGACCCAAGCGAATGTTCTGACCGGCGTGCGCGTGCTCGACTTTTCGCGCTACATCGCCGGGCCCTACTGCGCGGCCTTGCTGGGTTTCCTCGGCGCCGACGTGATCCGCATCGAGAAGCCGGGCGGCGGCGAAGATCGTTTCGTCGGGCCGCTCAGCGACACCGCCAGCGCCATCTTCATGGAGACCGGCGTCAACAAGCGCAGCCTGACGCTGGATCTCAAGCACCCCGACGCCGCGCAGGTGGTGGCGCAGCTGGTGCGCGGCGCCGACGTGGTGATTGCCAACATGCCGCCCAGGGTGCTCAAGCGCATGGGCCTCGACTACGACACCCTGCGCGCCATCAAGCCCGACATCATCCTCACCACCCAGACCGCCTTCGGCCACCGTGGACCGTGGGCCGAGCGGGGTGGCTTCGACGGCCTCGGCCAGGTGATGTCCGGTTCGGCCTACATGTCCGGCACGCCCGGTCAGCCGTCGCGCAGCGCCACGCCCTTCGTCGATTACAGCACCGCGGTGCTGGGCGCTTTCGGCACCTTGGCCGCGCTCTATCACCGCCGCAACTGCGGCGAAGGCCAGCATGTGCAGGCGTCCCTGCTCGGCAGCGGCGTGGCGGCCTTCAGTCCGCTGATCATCGAGCAGGCGATCCTCGGCCTCAACCGTCAACCGAGCGGCACACGCGGCCAGACCAGCGGTCCGACCGACATCTTCAAGACCCGCGACGGCCACGTCATCACCCAGGTGCTGGGCAACGGCCTGTTCGCCAACGTCGCGCGTGCGCTGGGAGCCGAGCACTGGCTGTCGAACCCGAACTACGCGACCGACGAGCTGCGCGGCGAACACCGCGACGAGCTGTGCGAAGTGGTGGCGGCGTGGTGCGCGACGCGCAGCAACGAGGAGATCATCGACGTCATGGCCAAGGCCGGGGTGCCCTGCGGGCCGGTGCTGGACATGGAGGGCGCCATGGCCCATCCGCAGATCCGCGCCATGGAGTTCCTCGGCGCGATGTCCTTCCCCGAGTTCGACAGGCCGGCGCCGGTGCCGCGTCTGCCGCTCGATTTCTCGACCATCAGTCCACCGCAAGTGCGCCCGCCGCTGGTCGGCGAGCATACCGACGCTGTGCTGGCTCAATTCGGTTTCGACGCGGCGTCGATCGCGCGGCTGCGCGCCGCCGGCGTGGTTTAG
- the panB gene encoding 3-methyl-2-oxobutanoate hydroxymethyltransferase, whose amino-acid sequence MSQHHEVAGHVTTRSLRQMKIDGEKIASLTAYDASFARVLDEAGMDFILVGDSVGMVVQGHTTTIPVTMDEMVYHTRLVSRGIKRALLMADMPFMSYASGEACLRNAARLMKEGGAEMVKLEWGELEIDMVARLTECGIPVCAHLGLTPQAVHKFGGYRVQGREEAAARKMKEDALALEQAGADVLLLECVPTALAAEITAAASVPVIGIGAGPRVDGQILVLYDILDIAPGKRTRFSKNYMVGADSIHVAIQNYVREVKAVSFPAAEHAFT is encoded by the coding sequence ATGAGCCAGCATCACGAAGTCGCGGGACATGTCACCACGCGCAGCCTGCGCCAGATGAAAATCGACGGCGAGAAAATCGCCAGCCTCACCGCCTACGACGCGTCCTTCGCGCGCGTGCTCGACGAAGCCGGCATGGACTTCATCCTGGTCGGTGACTCGGTGGGCATGGTGGTGCAGGGGCACACCACCACCATTCCCGTCACCATGGACGAAATGGTCTATCACACGCGGCTCGTTTCACGCGGCATCAAGCGTGCGCTGCTGATGGCCGACATGCCGTTCATGAGCTATGCCTCGGGCGAGGCGTGCCTGCGCAACGCCGCGCGGCTCATGAAGGAGGGCGGCGCTGAAATGGTCAAGCTCGAGTGGGGCGAGCTCGAAATCGACATGGTCGCGCGTCTCACCGAATGCGGCATTCCGGTGTGCGCGCATCTCGGTCTCACGCCGCAGGCGGTGCACAAGTTCGGCGGCTACCGCGTGCAGGGCCGTGAAGAAGCGGCGGCGCGCAAGATGAAGGAAGACGCGCTGGCGCTCGAGCAGGCGGGCGCCGACGTGCTGCTGCTCGAATGCGTGCCGACCGCGCTCGCCGCCGAGATCACCGCGGCCGCCTCGGTGCCGGTGATCGGCATCGGCGCCGGGCCGCGGGTGGATGGCCAGATCCTGGTGCTGTACGACATCCTCGATATCGCGCCCGGCAAGCGCACGCGCTTTTCCAAGAACTACATGGTCGGCGCCGACTCCATCCACGTCGCCATCCAGAACTACGTGCGCGAAGTGAAGGCCGTGAGCTTTCCCGCCGCCGAGCACGCGTTCACCTGA
- a CDS encoding MaoC family dehydratase — protein sequence MAGLYFEEFHVGQIFKHAIHRTLTETDNVLFTAMTHNPARLHLDEEYCRTETEFGQRIVNSAFTLALMVGISVHDTTLGTTVANLGWDEVRFPAPLFHGDTIRVETEVLELRESKSRPQNGVVIFAHRAYNQKNQLVAVCKRSGLMLRKPA from the coding sequence ATGGCTGGACTATATTTCGAGGAATTTCACGTCGGGCAGATCTTCAAGCATGCGATCCACCGCACGCTCACCGAAACCGACAACGTGCTGTTCACGGCGATGACCCACAATCCGGCGCGTCTGCACCTGGACGAGGAGTATTGCCGCACCGAGACCGAGTTCGGCCAGCGCATCGTCAACAGCGCCTTCACGCTGGCGCTGATGGTCGGCATCAGCGTGCATGACACCACCCTCGGCACCACCGTCGCCAATCTCGGCTGGGACGAAGTGCGTTTCCCGGCGCCGCTGTTTCACGGCGACACCATCCGCGTCGAAACCGAGGTGCTGGAACTGCGCGAGAGCAAGTCCCGTCCGCAGAATGGCGTGGTGATTTTCGCGCATCGTGCCTACAACCAGAAGAACCAGCTGGTGGCGGTATGCAAGCGCTCCGGCCTGATGCTGAGGAAGCCGGCATGA
- a CDS encoding AMP-binding protein — translation MTANANLYARLAAGFDPRAVFLELPDGSRYTYGDAERASAKVANALRALGLEPGDCAAAVAEKSVALVWLYLGCLRAGVIYQPLNSSYSERELAFFIGNSGASLVVHDPQLAERIDAACAQCEKAPRRLTLDAQGEGEIASAWAGAAEHFDTIRAEGDTVAALLYSSGTTGTPKGIPITHDNLYSNAEALRAAWGFTRDDVLLHALPFYHVHGLFITLHPAMLAGMRLRFHARFDAEEVLHGLAGATLFAGVPTYYTRLLGLAGFDSAACATLRLFISGSAPLLESTFHEFSARTGKVILERYGMTETGINTSNPLLGERRAGSVGLPLPGTDVRIVSEQGAPLAEGEIGEIEVRGPNVFRGYWRLPEQSASAFSADGYFRTGDQGRFDADGYLHIVGRSKDMIISGGLNVYPKEIEAELDELPNVVESAVFGVPHADFGEAVMAAVIACGDFDEAAVLTHLRARLAGFKLPKRIVTVSDLPRNTMGKVQKSRLRDSYAGTFASDARG, via the coding sequence ATGACCGCCAACGCCAATCTCTACGCACGCCTCGCGGCGGGCTTCGACCCGCGCGCGGTTTTCCTCGAACTGCCCGACGGCAGTCGTTACACCTACGGCGATGCCGAACGCGCCAGCGCCAAGGTCGCCAATGCCTTGCGCGCGCTCGGCCTCGAGCCCGGCGACTGCGCGGCGGCGGTGGCGGAGAAGAGCGTCGCACTGGTGTGGCTGTATCTCGGCTGCCTGCGCGCGGGAGTCATCTACCAGCCCTTGAACAGCTCCTACAGCGAACGCGAACTGGCGTTCTTCATCGGCAATTCCGGCGCTAGCCTGGTGGTGCACGATCCGCAGCTCGCGGAACGCATCGATGCGGCCTGCGCGCAGTGCGAGAAGGCGCCGCGACGGCTGACCCTGGACGCCCAAGGCGAGGGCGAGATCGCGAGCGCCTGGGCCGGCGCCGCCGAGCATTTCGACACCATCCGCGCCGAGGGCGATACGGTCGCGGCCTTGCTCTATTCCTCGGGCACGACCGGTACGCCCAAGGGCATCCCCATCACCCACGACAACCTCTACAGCAATGCCGAGGCGCTGCGTGCGGCCTGGGGCTTTACGCGCGACGACGTGCTGCTGCACGCGTTGCCCTTCTATCACGTGCACGGCCTGTTCATCACGCTGCACCCGGCCATGCTGGCCGGCATGCGCCTGCGCTTCCACGCGCGCTTCGATGCCGAGGAAGTCTTGCACGGCCTGGCGGGTGCGACGCTGTTCGCCGGTGTGCCGACCTATTACACGCGCCTGCTCGGCCTGGCGGGCTTCGACAGCGCCGCGTGCGCGACGCTGCGCCTGTTCATTTCGGGCTCGGCGCCCTTGCTCGAATCCACTTTCCACGAGTTCAGCGCGCGCACCGGCAAGGTCATCCTCGAGCGCTACGGCATGACCGAAACCGGCATCAACACGTCCAACCCGCTGCTTGGCGAACGCCGCGCCGGCTCGGTGGGGCTGCCGTTGCCCGGCACCGACGTGCGCATCGTGAGCGAGCAGGGCGCGCCGCTGGCCGAGGGCGAGATCGGTGAAATCGAAGTGCGCGGACCGAACGTGTTTCGCGGTTACTGGCGTTTGCCGGAGCAAAGCGCGTCGGCATTCAGTGCCGACGGCTACTTCCGCACCGGCGACCAGGGCCGCTTCGACGCCGACGGCTATCTCCACATCGTCGGCCGCAGCAAGGACATGATCATCAGCGGCGGTCTGAACGTCTATCCCAAGGAAATCGAAGCCGAGCTGGATGAACTGCCGAACGTGGTGGAGTCGGCGGTGTTCGGCGTGCCGCATGCCGATTTCGGCGAGGCGGTGATGGCGGCGGTGATCGCGTGCGGCGACTTCGACGAGGCGGCGGTGCTCACGCATCTGCGTGCGCGGCTGGCGGGCTTCAAGCTGCCCAAGCGCATCGTCACGGTCAGCGACCTGCCGCGCAACACCATGGGCAAGGTACAGAAGAGCCGCTTGCGCGACAGTTACGCCGGCACGTTCGCGTCCGACGCGCGCGGCTGA
- a CDS encoding thioesterase family protein — protein sequence MDLTTLIALNTAASRDVVVSFELTVAHAYPSLPAVYASPQMIMLMEMACADAIAPLLPAGWVSVGTHVDVKHLAATPVGMTVTASARVIEVSARSVRFAVSAHDGMDLIGEGFHVRAPVALERFEEGVARKTAKLGVRP from the coding sequence ATGGATCTCACCACTCTCATTGCCTTGAACACCGCGGCCAGCCGCGACGTGGTGGTCAGTTTCGAACTGACCGTGGCGCACGCCTATCCCAGCCTGCCGGCGGTGTACGCTTCGCCGCAGATGATCATGCTGATGGAAATGGCCTGCGCCGATGCCATCGCGCCGCTGTTGCCGGCCGGCTGGGTCTCGGTCGGCACCCATGTCGACGTCAAGCACCTCGCGGCCACGCCGGTCGGCATGACGGTCACCGCCTCGGCGCGTGTCATCGAAGTGAGCGCGCGCAGCGTGCGCTTCGCGGTGAGCGCCCATGACGGCATGGACCTGATAGGCGAAGGTTTCCACGTGCGCGCGCCGGTCGCCCTCGAACGTTTCGAGGAAGGAGTGGCGCGCAAGACCGCCAAGCTCGGAGTACGCCCATGA
- a CDS encoding haloalkane dehalogenase has translation MNDWSRQKKFVSVHGRRMAYVEMGSGRPIVFQHGNPTSSYLWRNILPKLASLGRCIAVDLIGMGDSDKLPDSGPQRYTFAEQSHYLDGAFAALGIERDVVLVLHDWGSALGFDWMRRHPGAVAGVAHMEGIVKPLRWDEWPAAATEIFRAFRSEAGEDLVLNKNVFVENVLPKSILRPLSEEEMDAYRAPFREIGEGRRPTLTWPRQIPLGNQPADVCALVDAYGAYLKTATMPKLFIRGEPGMIMNGAPAEVARAWPNTTEVAVKGLHFLQEDSADDIADALRDWIKNF, from the coding sequence ATGAACGACTGGTCAAGACAGAAGAAATTCGTCAGCGTGCATGGTCGACGCATGGCCTATGTCGAGATGGGCAGCGGTCGGCCGATCGTGTTCCAGCACGGCAACCCGACCTCGTCCTACCTGTGGCGCAACATCCTGCCCAAGCTCGCCTCCCTCGGCCGCTGCATCGCTGTCGATCTGATTGGCATGGGCGATTCGGACAAGCTGCCCGATTCGGGGCCACAGCGGTATACCTTCGCCGAGCAGAGCCATTACCTCGACGGCGCGTTCGCGGCGCTCGGCATCGAGCGTGACGTGGTGTTGGTGCTGCATGACTGGGGTTCGGCCTTGGGCTTCGACTGGATGCGTCGCCACCCCGGCGCCGTGGCCGGCGTTGCGCACATGGAAGGCATCGTCAAACCCTTACGCTGGGACGAATGGCCGGCGGCCGCCACCGAGATCTTCCGTGCGTTCCGCTCGGAGGCCGGCGAGGATCTCGTGCTCAACAAGAATGTGTTCGTCGAGAACGTGCTGCCGAAATCCATCCTGCGCCCCTTGAGCGAGGAGGAGATGGACGCCTATCGCGCGCCGTTTCGCGAGATTGGTGAAGGTCGCCGGCCGACGCTTACCTGGCCGCGCCAGATCCCGCTCGGCAATCAGCCCGCCGACGTGTGCGCGCTGGTCGATGCCTATGGCGCCTATCTCAAGACCGCGACCATGCCCAAGCTTTTCATACGCGGCGAGCCGGGCATGATCATGAACGGCGCGCCGGCCGAGGTCGCGCGCGCGTGGCCCAACACCACCGAGGTGGCGGTCAAGGGCCTGCACTTCCTGCAGGAAGATTCGGCCGACGACATCGCGGATGCGCTGCGTGACTGGATCAAGAACTTCTGA